Proteins encoded in a region of the Marmota flaviventris isolate mMarFla1 chromosome 3, mMarFla1.hap1, whole genome shotgun sequence genome:
- the Nol12 gene encoding nucleolar protein 12, whose product MGRNKKKKQRDGDDRRPRLVLSFDEEKRREYLTGFHKRKVERKKAAIEEIKQRLKEEQKKLREERHQEYLKMLAEREEALEEADELDRLVTAKTESVQYDHPNHTVTVTTISDLDLSGARLLGLPLPEPGAGDGSKEEMSSVEKPTRALPRKSKDPLLSQRISSLTASLHAHSRKKVKRKRPRRAQDSTKKPPSATRTSKTQRRRLTGKSRHSGE is encoded by the exons ATGGGTCGcaacaagaaaaagaagcagcGAGATGGCGACGACCGGCGTCCCCGGCTCGTTCTCAGCTTCGATGAAGAGAAGCGGCG GGAGTACCTGACTGGCTTCCACAAGCGGAAAGTGGAGCGGAAGAAGGCAGCCATCGAGGAGATTAAGCAGCGGCTGAAGGAGGAGCAGAAGAAGCTCCGGGAGGAG CGCCACCAAGAAtacttgaagatgctggcagagagagaggaggcgCTGG AGGAGGCAGATGAGCTAGACCGGCTGGTGACGGCAAAGACAGAGTCTGTGCAGTATGACCACCCCAACCACACAGTCACCGTGACCACCATCAGCGACCTGGACCTCTCTGGAGCCCGACTGCTCGGACTACCCCTGCCTGAG ccaggggctggggacgggTCCAAGGAGGAGATGTCGTCTGTGGAGAAACCAACCAGAGCCTTACCCAGGAAGTCCAAAGACCCCCTGCTGTCTCAGCG GATCTCCTCCCTCACAGCGTCGCTGCATGCCCACAGCCGGAAAAAGGTCAAGAGAAAACGTCCCCGACGGGCACAGGACTCCACCAAGAAGCCCCCGAGTGCCACCCGCACCAGCAAGACCCAGCGCCGCCGGCTGACAGGCAAATCCCGACATAGCGGGGAGTGA